A portion of the Hemiscyllium ocellatum isolate sHemOce1 chromosome 42, sHemOce1.pat.X.cur, whole genome shotgun sequence genome contains these proteins:
- the islr2 gene encoding immunoglobulin superfamily containing leucine-rich repeat protein 2 isoform X2: MLLAVLSLICCRLLVAGACPERCVCQDKYSQQFADCAYKEFSAVPGGLPANVTTLSLSANRIGSLLRDSFAGLEQVASLWLAHNGLSRVEEGALAPLRPLKNLDLSHNRLSSFPWGDLTNLSSLQLLKMDHNLLSSLPRGAFSGLQDLRSLRINNNQLHTLPEGVFRPLSSLSHLQIYSNPFSCGCRLLWLKSWILDALISIPERQSIQCSEPPELRGSPVAEMPELQCSPPWVTLSSQPGAGPAFPAGSSLALHCAASGKPPPTLRWTVRPFGQSQELAPGDGKGAGGGEGEVSLLKNGTLLLPRLHRSQEGLYSCVATNSVGSNRSSLEVRVSRPPPKRGPEPGNSVLKPDRASLPASPGPTLSPGGTSALPPASARNCSPQPGSQYTSNHAFNRTSSMKEHIFDFGLIALEVTESDARVQLTPFQSSAAAAGGPGKLRALYLCTEQRGRAAAVVQWSTIESGVNSYRFQGLRPGTNYSLCLSSRGQDCQVQVVFTTKRRIPSLLIMVVVSCFLLALATVPLLGASCCHLLYKYRGKTYKLIMKSQGPGELPPGDAAGAIQRSISFPGSEKPYPASEDAGSEAPDSLAGSQCKAPAQEEFEVGSEYSDRLPLGAEAVSISPEINGNYRRPVS; encoded by the coding sequence atGCTGCTGGCCGTGCTGTCCCTGATCTGCTGCCGGTTGTTGGTGGCTGGGGCGTGCCCGGAGCGGTGTGTCTGCCAGGACAAGTACTCGCAGCAGTTCGCCGACTGCGCCTATAAGGAGTTCTCGGCGGTCCCGGGTGGGCTGCCGGCGAACGTGACCACCCTGAGCCTGTCGGCGAACCGCATCGGCTCGCTGCTGCGCGACTCGTTCGCCGGCCTGGAGCAGGTCGCCTCCCTGTGGCTGGCCCACAACGGCCTCAGCCGGGTGGAGGAAGGCGCCCTGGCGCCGCTTCGGCCCCTCAAGAACCTAGACCTGAGCCACAACCGGCTCAGCAGCTTCCCCTGGGGGGACCTGACCAACCTGAGCTCGCTGCAGCTCCTCAAGATGGACCACAACTTGCTGAGCAGCCTGCCCCGGGGCGCCTTCTCCGGCCTCCAGGACCTGCGCTCCCTCCGCATCAACAACAACCAGCTGCACACCCTCCCGGAGGGGGTCTTTCGGCCCCTCAGCTCCCTATCCCACCTGCAGATCTACAGCAACCCCTTCTCCTGCGGGTGCCGCCTCCTGTGGTTGAAGAGCTGGATTCTGGACGCGCTCATCTCCATCCCGGAGAGGCAGAGCATCCAGTGCTCGGAGCCCCCGGAGCTGCGGGGCTCCCCGGTGGCGGAGATGCCCGAGCTGCAGTGCAGCCCCCCCTGGGTCACCCTCAGCTCCCAGCCCGGGGCCGGACCGGCCTTCCCGGCCGGGAGCAGCCTGGCCCTGCACTGCGCCGCCAGCGGGAAGCCGCCTCCCACCCTCCGCTGGACCGTGCGGCCCTTCGGCCAGAGCCAGGAGCTGGCCCCCGGGGACGGGAAGGGGgcaggaggtggggagggggaggtgtcgCTGCTCAAGAACGGGACCCTCCTCCTGCCCCGGCTCCACCGGAGCCAGGAGGGGCTCTACAGCTGCGTGGCCACCAACTCGGTGGGCAGCAACCGCTCCTCCCTGGAGGTGAGGGTCAGCAGACCCCCTCCCAAGCGAGGGCCGGAGCCGGGCAACAGCGTCCTCAAGCCGGACAGAGCCTCCCTTCCAGCCTCGCCCGGTCCCACCCTGAGTCCGGGGGGCACCTCGGCCCTCCCTCCCGCCTCGGCGCGGAACTGCTCCCCTCAGCCCGGGAGCCAGTACACCTCCAACCACGCCTTCAACCGCACCTCCTCCATGAAAGAGCACATCTTCGACTTCGGCCTGATCGCGCTGGAGGTGACCGAGAGCGACGCTCGGGTCCAACTCACCCCATTCCAGAGCTCGGCGGCGGCGGCGGGGGGCCCGGGCAAGCTGCGCGCCCTCTACCTGTGCACGGAGCAGAGGGGCCGAGCGGCCGCCGTGGTGCAGTGGTCGACGATCGAGAGCGGCGTGAACTCGTACCGCTTCCAGGGCCTGAGGCCGGGCACCAACTACAGCCTGTGCCTGAGCTCCCGCGGGCAGGACTGCCAAGTGCAAGTCGTCTTTACCACCAAGAGGAGGATCCCATCGCTGCTGatcatggtggtggtgagctgcttcctGTTGGCCCTGGCCACGGTGCCACTCCTGGGTGCCAGCTGCTGCCACCTCCTCTACAAGTACCGGGGCAAGACCTACAAGCTGATCATGAAGAGCCAGGGTCCCGGGGAGCTGCCGCCAGGGGACGCCGCCGGCGCCATCCAACGCAGCATCTCCTTCCCCGGCTCCGAGAAGCCGTACCCGGCCAGCGAGGACGCCGGCAGCGAGGCGCCCGACTCCCTCGCTGGCTCGCAGTGCAAAGCCCCCGCCCAGGAAGAGTTCGAGGTCGGCTCCGAATACAGCGACCGCTTGCCCCTGGGAGCCGAGGCGGTCAGCATCAGCCCGGAGATCAACGGGAACTACCGGCGGCCGGTCAGCTGA
- the islr2 gene encoding immunoglobulin superfamily containing leucine-rich repeat protein 2 isoform X1 gives MCLPTKWACSLPTPGDVVLKMLLAVLSLICCRLLVAGACPERCVCQDKYSQQFADCAYKEFSAVPGGLPANVTTLSLSANRIGSLLRDSFAGLEQVASLWLAHNGLSRVEEGALAPLRPLKNLDLSHNRLSSFPWGDLTNLSSLQLLKMDHNLLSSLPRGAFSGLQDLRSLRINNNQLHTLPEGVFRPLSSLSHLQIYSNPFSCGCRLLWLKSWILDALISIPERQSIQCSEPPELRGSPVAEMPELQCSPPWVTLSSQPGAGPAFPAGSSLALHCAASGKPPPTLRWTVRPFGQSQELAPGDGKGAGGGEGEVSLLKNGTLLLPRLHRSQEGLYSCVATNSVGSNRSSLEVRVSRPPPKRGPEPGNSVLKPDRASLPASPGPTLSPGGTSALPPASARNCSPQPGSQYTSNHAFNRTSSMKEHIFDFGLIALEVTESDARVQLTPFQSSAAAAGGPGKLRALYLCTEQRGRAAAVVQWSTIESGVNSYRFQGLRPGTNYSLCLSSRGQDCQVQVVFTTKRRIPSLLIMVVVSCFLLALATVPLLGASCCHLLYKYRGKTYKLIMKSQGPGELPPGDAAGAIQRSISFPGSEKPYPASEDAGSEAPDSLAGSQCKAPAQEEFEVGSEYSDRLPLGAEAVSISPEINGNYRRPVS, from the exons atgTGTCTGCCGACTAAATGGGCgtgttccctccccacccccggaGATGTTGTGCTGAAG atGCTGCTGGCCGTGCTGTCCCTGATCTGCTGCCGGTTGTTGGTGGCTGGGGCGTGCCCGGAGCGGTGTGTCTGCCAGGACAAGTACTCGCAGCAGTTCGCCGACTGCGCCTATAAGGAGTTCTCGGCGGTCCCGGGTGGGCTGCCGGCGAACGTGACCACCCTGAGCCTGTCGGCGAACCGCATCGGCTCGCTGCTGCGCGACTCGTTCGCCGGCCTGGAGCAGGTCGCCTCCCTGTGGCTGGCCCACAACGGCCTCAGCCGGGTGGAGGAAGGCGCCCTGGCGCCGCTTCGGCCCCTCAAGAACCTAGACCTGAGCCACAACCGGCTCAGCAGCTTCCCCTGGGGGGACCTGACCAACCTGAGCTCGCTGCAGCTCCTCAAGATGGACCACAACTTGCTGAGCAGCCTGCCCCGGGGCGCCTTCTCCGGCCTCCAGGACCTGCGCTCCCTCCGCATCAACAACAACCAGCTGCACACCCTCCCGGAGGGGGTCTTTCGGCCCCTCAGCTCCCTATCCCACCTGCAGATCTACAGCAACCCCTTCTCCTGCGGGTGCCGCCTCCTGTGGTTGAAGAGCTGGATTCTGGACGCGCTCATCTCCATCCCGGAGAGGCAGAGCATCCAGTGCTCGGAGCCCCCGGAGCTGCGGGGCTCCCCGGTGGCGGAGATGCCCGAGCTGCAGTGCAGCCCCCCCTGGGTCACCCTCAGCTCCCAGCCCGGGGCCGGACCGGCCTTCCCGGCCGGGAGCAGCCTGGCCCTGCACTGCGCCGCCAGCGGGAAGCCGCCTCCCACCCTCCGCTGGACCGTGCGGCCCTTCGGCCAGAGCCAGGAGCTGGCCCCCGGGGACGGGAAGGGGgcaggaggtggggagggggaggtgtcgCTGCTCAAGAACGGGACCCTCCTCCTGCCCCGGCTCCACCGGAGCCAGGAGGGGCTCTACAGCTGCGTGGCCACCAACTCGGTGGGCAGCAACCGCTCCTCCCTGGAGGTGAGGGTCAGCAGACCCCCTCCCAAGCGAGGGCCGGAGCCGGGCAACAGCGTCCTCAAGCCGGACAGAGCCTCCCTTCCAGCCTCGCCCGGTCCCACCCTGAGTCCGGGGGGCACCTCGGCCCTCCCTCCCGCCTCGGCGCGGAACTGCTCCCCTCAGCCCGGGAGCCAGTACACCTCCAACCACGCCTTCAACCGCACCTCCTCCATGAAAGAGCACATCTTCGACTTCGGCCTGATCGCGCTGGAGGTGACCGAGAGCGACGCTCGGGTCCAACTCACCCCATTCCAGAGCTCGGCGGCGGCGGCGGGGGGCCCGGGCAAGCTGCGCGCCCTCTACCTGTGCACGGAGCAGAGGGGCCGAGCGGCCGCCGTGGTGCAGTGGTCGACGATCGAGAGCGGCGTGAACTCGTACCGCTTCCAGGGCCTGAGGCCGGGCACCAACTACAGCCTGTGCCTGAGCTCCCGCGGGCAGGACTGCCAAGTGCAAGTCGTCTTTACCACCAAGAGGAGGATCCCATCGCTGCTGatcatggtggtggtgagctgcttcctGTTGGCCCTGGCCACGGTGCCACTCCTGGGTGCCAGCTGCTGCCACCTCCTCTACAAGTACCGGGGCAAGACCTACAAGCTGATCATGAAGAGCCAGGGTCCCGGGGAGCTGCCGCCAGGGGACGCCGCCGGCGCCATCCAACGCAGCATCTCCTTCCCCGGCTCCGAGAAGCCGTACCCGGCCAGCGAGGACGCCGGCAGCGAGGCGCCCGACTCCCTCGCTGGCTCGCAGTGCAAAGCCCCCGCCCAGGAAGAGTTCGAGGTCGGCTCCGAATACAGCGACCGCTTGCCCCTGGGAGCCGAGGCGGTCAGCATCAGCCCGGAGATCAACGGGAACTACCGGCGGCCGGTCAGCTGA